One segment of Thermococcus profundus DNA contains the following:
- a CDS encoding ATP/GTP-binding protein: MILAFLGTAGSGKTTLAGSFGKYLEKEGSSVAYVNLDTGVRRLPYRPDLDVRDIVTVEEIMEEGYGPNGAIVESYDRLLSHVPGIASRIISLTNERDYTLIDTPGQMESFLFHEFGVRLMESLSEPLVAYLFSPEILRRPHDYCFVRFFALMIDLRLGATTVPVLNKIDTLKDEELNMHRRYLEDVEYLTARLKFDPSMSGLMAYKMCSFFPEIAPPVRVVYASAVDGRGFEELETLTYEHYCTCGDLT, from the coding sequence ATGATACTGGCCTTTCTCGGCACGGCAGGAAGCGGGAAGACCACGCTGGCAGGTTCATTTGGAAAGTACCTTGAGAAAGAGGGAAGCTCCGTCGCCTACGTTAACCTCGACACAGGTGTCAGAAGGCTCCCATACAGGCCCGACCTGGACGTGAGGGATATCGTGACGGTGGAGGAGATAATGGAAGAGGGCTACGGACCCAACGGGGCCATAGTGGAGAGCTACGACCGGCTGTTAAGCCACGTTCCAGGGATAGCTTCCCGCATCATTTCCCTGACTAACGAACGGGACTACACCCTTATAGACACCCCCGGGCAGATGGAGAGCTTTCTCTTCCATGAATTCGGTGTTAGGCTTATGGAGTCCCTCAGCGAGCCCCTGGTGGCTTATCTCTTCAGCCCGGAGATACTCAGAAGGCCCCACGACTACTGCTTCGTGCGGTTCTTCGCCCTCATGATAGACCTCAGATTAGGGGCCACCACGGTTCCGGTGCTGAACAAGATCGATACACTGAAAGATGAAGAGCTGAACATGCACAGGAGGTACCTTGAGGACGTTGAGTACCTCACCGCGAGGCTCAAATTCGACCCGAGCATGAGCGGCCTCATGGCTTACAAGATGTGCTCGTTTTTCCCCGAAATTGCGCCCCCCGTCAGGGTAGTCTACGCGTCCGCCGTGGATGGTAGGGGCTTTGAAGAACTGGAAACCCTAACCTACGAGCACTACTGTACATGCGGAGACCTGACCTGA